Proteins from a single region of Hordeum vulgare subsp. vulgare chromosome 6H, MorexV3_pseudomolecules_assembly, whole genome shotgun sequence:
- the LOC123402123 gene encoding fumarylacetoacetase, whose product MAEAKLLRSFVEVPRDSHFPIQNLPFGVFRRRGQPEDPPRPATAIGDFALDLAAVSAAGLFDGPLLSASPCFRQETLNMFLGLGRPAWKEARATLQKILSADEPVLRDNEALRKNCLVPMSDVEMLLPITVGDYTDFFCSVHHARNCGFIFRGPQTPVNPNWFHLPVGYHGRASSVIISGTDIIRPRGQGHPTGSSQPYFGPSQKLDFELEMAAIVGPGNELGKPIDIADAEDHIFGLVVMNDWSARDIQAWETIPLGPFLGKSFSTSVSPWIVTLDALKPFACEAPKQEPEPLPYLAEKDHINYDIPLEAWIKPKEQSDASIVTKTNFKHMYWTVTQQLAHHTVNGCNLRPGDMFATGTLSGPEPDSLGCLLEITWNGQKEISVGNSTRRFLQDGDEVILTACCKGEDYNVGFGTCTGKIVPSLP is encoded by the exons ATGGCGGAGGCGAAGCTCCTGCGGTCGTTCGTGGAGGTGCCGAGGGACTCGCACTTCCCCATCCAGAACCTCCCCTTCGGGGTCTTCCGCCGGAGGGGCCAGCCCGAGGACCCGCCGCGCCCGGCGACGGCCATTGGGGACTTCGCGCTCGACCTCGCCGCCGTCTCCGCCGCCGGCCTCTTCGACGGTCCCCTCCTCTCCGCCTCCCCATGCTTCCGCCAG GAAACGCTCAACATGTTCTTGGGGTTGGGCCGGCCGGCGTGGAAGGAGGCGCGCGCCACGCTCCAGAAAATCCTCTCAG CTGATGAGCCGGTGTTGCGTGACAACGAGGCCTTGAGGAAGAACTGCCTTGTGCCAATG agtgatgtagagatgcttctaCCTATCACGGTGGGAGACTACACGGATTTCTTTTGTTCCGTGCACCATGCAAGGAACTGTGGATTCATCTTCCGTGGACCGCAGACTCCAGTCAATCCGAATTG GTTTCATTTACCAGTTGGTTACCATGGACGGGCATCATCTGTAATCATATCTGGAACAGACATTATTCGACCCAG AGGACAAGGTCATCCAACAGGAAGCTCTCAACCTTATTTCGGTCCTTCTCAAAAGCTTGATTTTGAACTTGAGATG GCTGCCATTGTTGGACCAGGGAATGAACTGGGCAAGCCTATTGATATTGCTGATGCCGAGGATCATATATTTGGCTTAGTGGTAATGAATGATTGGAGTG CCAGAGATATTCAAGCCTGGGAGACCATACCTCTTGGACCTTTCCTCGGCAAAAGCTTCA GTACATCTGTATCACCTTGGATTGTCACTCTGGATGCCCTAAAGCCTTTTGCCTGTGAGGCTCCTAAGCAG gAACCTGAGCCTTTGCCTTACTTAGCTGAAAAGGATCACATAAACTATGATATTCCTCTTGAA GCTTGGATTAAGCCCAAAGAACAAAGTGACGCATCAATTGTCACAAAGACCAATTTCAAACATAT GTACTGGACTGTGACGCAGCAACTAGCACACCACACTGTTAATGGATGCAATCTGAGACCAGGGGACATGTTTGCGACTGGCACCCTCAGTGGACCT GAACCGGACTCTTTGGGATGCTTGCTGGAGATAACGTGGAACGGGCAGAAGGAGATATCAGTTGGGAATTCGACCCGCAGGTTCCTCCAAGATGGGGATGAAGTCATCTTGACAGCTTGTTGCAAG GGCGAGGA